The Lewinellaceae bacterium DNA window GGTACGTAAAGGTTCCAGATTCTCTCCGGACTTGGCGGAGACCAGCAGAATCTCTTTGTCGTATTCATGATAAAGCCGCTGGCTAAGATCTTCCTCGATCTCCCGCTTAGTTTGTCCATCCAGGTAGGCATCGTAGTGTATGGTGCGGTAGAGATCGATCTTGTTAAACACCAGGATCATCGGCTTATCCAGGACACCCATCTCAGCGAGGGTTTCATGGACGGTGCGGATGTGGTCCTCGAACTGCGGATGCGCTATGTCAATCACATGAAGCAAAAGATCACTTTCCCGGACTTCATCCAGCGTGGATTTGAAGCTTTCGACCAGATGATGTGGCAGTTTCCGGATAAATCCTACGGTATCAGACAATAAGAAAGGCGTTTGTTCCAGAACGACTTTGCGTACCGTGGTGTCCAGGGTGGCGAATAGTTTGTTTTCAGCAAACACTTCCGATTTGCTCAGCACATTCATCAGGGTAGATTTGCCCACATTCGTATAACCCACCAGGGCCACCCGGATGAGTTCACCGCGATTCTTGCGTTGGGTCTGATTTTGTTTGTCGATTGTTTCCAGCTTCTTTTTCAGGTAGGATATTTTATCCCGGATGATCCGCCGGTCGGTTTCGATCTCCTGTTCACCGGGGCCCCGCATACCGATACCACCGCGCTGTCTTTCCAGGTGCGTCCACAATCCACGCAGGCGTGGCAGCAGGTATTGCATCTGGGCCAGTTCGACCTGTGTCTTTGCCTGGGCGGTCTGCGCCCTGAGAGCGAAAATATCGAGGATCAGTGAAGAGCGGTCGACAATCTTTCGTTTGAGCTGCTCTTCAATGATCTGGGTTTGTTTCCCGGTCAGGTCATCGTCGAAGATAACCAGGTCGATGTCATGGCTTTCGATGTATTCCTGGATTTCTTCCAGTTTCCCTTTCCGGATGTAGGTCCTGGAGTCCGGATGATCGAGATTCTGGGTGAATCGTTTGATGGTGACGGCACCGGCGGTCTGGGCCAGGAATTCCAGTTCATCCAGATATTCCTGGATCAGGCGTTCGGTCTGGTCCCCATGGATTACCCCCACCAGGATGG harbors:
- the hflX gene encoding GTPase HflX, whose amino-acid sequence is MKNNWNIGESTQTNVNREPERAILVGVIHGDQTERLIQEYLDELEFLAQTAGAVTIKRFTQNLDHPDSRTYIRKGKLEEIQEYIESHDIDLVIFDDDLTGKQTQIIEEQLKRKIVDRSSLILDIFALRAQTAQAKTQVELAQMQYLLPRLRGLWTHLERQRGGIGMRGPGEQEIETDRRIIRDKISYLKKKLETIDKQNQTQRKNRGELIRVALVGYTNVGKSTLMNVLSKSEVFAENKLFATLDTTVRKVVLEQTPFLLSDTVGFIRKLPHHLVESFKSTLDEVRESDLLLHVIDIAHPQFEDHIRTVHETLAEMGVLDKPMILVFNKIDLYRTIHYDAYLDGQTKREIEEDLSQRLYHEYDKEILLVSAKSGENLEPLRTTLLEHVKNLYQIRYPYTSKQW